One Peromyscus leucopus breed LL Stock chromosome 6, UCI_PerLeu_2.1, whole genome shotgun sequence genomic region harbors:
- the LOC114707771 gene encoding ATP synthase F(0) complex subunit B1, mitochondrial-like: protein MICGWSRVGVKGTQRSLSGCLQTRLSQVVLSAAGMGALCLKNSAVLGLGVLQATKVFYTGQPRLASVPPLPEYGGKVHLGLILEFFQFLYPKTGVTEPYVCGTGLSLYFPSKEMYAITPETFSTITVVGLIGYVVKKYGASIGEFLDKLNEQKNCSTAPGRIHLLAQSIVSAPILCHYIKFLLLSEKKKNCSTGRSQASMKQIQDANDMEKAQQALVQKRCYLFDVQRNNITLALEVNYREWLYRTYKEVKKRLGYHISVEDMLHCKEEEHMTNWVEKNVVESISAQQEKETIAKCIADLKLLAKKVQAQSVT, encoded by the exons ATGATCTGTGGTTGG TCTCGGGTTGGGGTCAAAGGGACGCAAAGATCACTGTCTGGGtgtctgcagaccaggctgtcccagGTGGTACTTTCTGCTGCAGGCATGGGGGCACTGTGTCTGAAAAATTCGGCTGTCCTGGGACTAGGGGTATTGCAGGCAACAAAGGTCTTTTACACAGGACAGCCGCGTCTTGCCTCTGTACCACCTCTTCCCGAATATGGAGGAAAAGTGCATCTTGGGCTGATCCTTGAATTTTTCCAGTTCCTTTACCCTAAAACTGGTGTAACAGAACCCTATGTGTGTGGAACTGGGCTCAGCTTATATTTTCCCTCCAAAGAAATGTATGCGATTACCCCAGAGACCTTCTCTACCATAACAGTAGTAGGGTTGATTGGCTATGTGGTTAAGAAATATGGTGCTTCTATTGGAGAATTTCTTGATAAACTTAATGAGCAAAAAAATTGCTCAACTGCACCAGGAAGGATACACCTGCTTGCTCAGTCCATTGTGAGCGCCCCTATTCTATGTCATTATATTAAGTTTTTActtctctctgaaaaaaaaaaaaattgctcaacTGGAAGAAGTCAAGCAAGCATGAAACAGATCCAGGATGCAAATGACATGGAGAAGGCACAGCAGGCACTGGTTCAGAAGCGCTGTTACCTCTTTGATGTTCAGAGGAATAATATTACCTTGGCCTTAGAAGTCAACTACCGGGAATGGCTATATAGAACATATAAGGAGGTAAAGAAGCGCCTGGGCTACCATATTTCTGTAGAGGACATGCTGCATTGCAAGGAAGAAGAGCACATGACAAACTGGGTGGAGAAGAATGTGGTGGAGAGCATTTCTGCACAGCAGGAAAAGGAGACCATTGCCAAGTGCATTGCAGATTTAAAGCTGCTTGCAAAGAAGGTTCAAGCTCAGTCAGTTACGTGA